A single region of the Fibrobacter sp. UWT2 genome encodes:
- a CDS encoding right-handed parallel beta-helix repeat-containing protein, protein MGAKILLTLGLALSAIQAFGAVYYVAPDGSDNAAGTKEKPFASLNKANTVVTAGDTVWIRGGIYDLHDTVFYTRYKMTAGILLTASGESDDNRIHYLAYPGERPIFDAANLPVAAGEEHGDGTPEGAMYTSPIVIAAKYLHLKGFDVRNTPMIHNSNSGVFLYASKHIFLEQIDSHHNAGPGFFAHDGASGGGGHLFLNCDAHDNYDPTDWQGDGENADGFGAHYQESGQGDTTKFIGCRSWWNSDDGFDFINQEFPVVLENCYAMGNGYSDFGRGSPKNGNGYGIKMGQSTFGTGHHLIKFCAAWKNKASGFYANYTNAGSTWLNNTAYMNGDRSFSMASALYAEDGKTRLAEVVPLTGDNAHVLKNNIAFPNKNSQIGECWEKISSQNIDHYVECPAGENNTWNLNLDLTEDDFVSLDDPSMTVTGEDLSTLPGILGPRNADGSLPNVDFLKLKKGSRALELGLGAFEYGEPSIVMTRANPVEFSGTAFVFDMQGRYLGILQAEQLRFGSVAEVLRAKFRNSGAYIVRQGRYLQKVNVK, encoded by the coding sequence ATGGGAGCAAAGATTTTATTGACATTGGGGCTTGCCCTTTCAGCGATACAAGCGTTTGGTGCTGTGTATTATGTGGCGCCTGATGGCAGCGACAATGCGGCGGGCACAAAGGAGAAACCCTTCGCATCGCTCAACAAGGCGAATACCGTGGTGACTGCGGGCGATACCGTTTGGATTCGCGGCGGCATTTACGACCTGCACGATACAGTCTTTTACACACGATACAAGATGACGGCGGGCATTCTCCTCACAGCAAGCGGCGAAAGTGACGATAACCGTATCCATTATCTTGCCTATCCGGGCGAGCGCCCGATTTTTGACGCAGCCAACCTCCCCGTGGCCGCGGGCGAAGAGCATGGCGACGGCACTCCCGAAGGAGCAATGTACACCTCGCCTATCGTGATTGCGGCAAAATACCTGCACTTGAAAGGCTTTGATGTTCGCAATACGCCCATGATACACAATTCCAATTCAGGCGTTTTCCTGTACGCGAGTAAGCATATTTTCTTGGAACAGATTGACAGTCACCACAACGCGGGACCGGGATTCTTTGCGCACGACGGAGCGTCAGGCGGCGGTGGGCACCTCTTTTTGAACTGCGATGCGCACGACAATTATGACCCCACGGATTGGCAGGGCGATGGCGAGAATGCCGACGGTTTCGGCGCGCACTATCAGGAATCCGGCCAGGGCGATACCACCAAGTTCATCGGGTGTCGCTCGTGGTGGAACAGTGACGACGGCTTCGATTTCATTAACCAGGAATTCCCCGTGGTGCTGGAAAATTGCTACGCCATGGGGAACGGCTACAGCGATTTTGGGCGAGGTAGCCCGAAAAACGGCAACGGATACGGCATCAAGATGGGCCAAAGTACGTTTGGCACCGGGCATCACCTCATTAAGTTTTGTGCCGCTTGGAAAAATAAGGCGTCGGGCTTTTATGCAAACTATACCAATGCCGGAAGCACGTGGCTCAACAACACGGCCTACATGAATGGCGACCGTTCCTTCAGCATGGCATCGGCGCTCTATGCCGAAGATGGAAAGACCCGCCTGGCCGAAGTGGTGCCATTGACGGGCGACAACGCGCACGTGCTCAAGAATAACATTGCCTTCCCGAACAAGAATTCGCAAATCGGGGAATGCTGGGAAAAAATTTCGAGCCAGAACATCGACCATTATGTGGAATGCCCAGCTGGCGAAAATAATACGTGGAATTTGAATCTTGATTTGACGGAAGATGACTTTGTAAGTCTTGATGACCCGAGCATGACCGTGACCGGCGAAGATCTCTCAACGCTTCCGGGAATACTTGGCCCGCGCAACGCGGACGGCAGTTTGCCGAACGTGGACTTCTTGAAACTCAAGAAGGGAAGCCGCGCCTTAGAATTAGGCTTGGGTGCATTCGAATATGGCGAGCCTTCGATCGTGATGACCCGCGCTAATCCTGTGGAATTTTCTGGTACTGCATTCGTGTTCGACATGCAGGGCCGATACCTGGGAATCTTGCAGGCCGAGCAGCTTCGTTTCGGCTCCGTAGCCGAAGTGCTCCGTGCTAAATTCAGAAACTCTGGCGCCTATATTGTGCGTCAGGGTAGGTACTTGCAGAAAGTGAATGTGAAGTAG
- a CDS encoding division/cell wall cluster transcriptional repressor MraZ: protein MNFTSFIGQAQTAIDGKGRSSFPREFRRQLGPTEGEEFVITRGPNQTLRLFTLPEYEKFMADLDSRSDRRQADLVRRGLAPTVVELDGQNRILLPKILLEYTGLKGEVLYVQASGKTLELWNPERFNEKFGLQTEDAIAAFDAAFYGESLTEGSDGNK from the coding sequence ATGAACTTTACGTCTTTCATAGGTCAAGCCCAAACGGCTATCGATGGAAAGGGAAGGTCTTCCTTCCCCAGGGAATTCCGTCGTCAGCTCGGGCCAACCGAGGGCGAAGAATTCGTGATCACGCGTGGTCCGAATCAAACGCTTCGGTTGTTTACCTTGCCGGAATACGAAAAGTTCATGGCGGACTTGGACTCGAGGTCCGACCGCCGTCAAGCTGACCTAGTTCGGAGAGGCCTCGCTCCTACGGTAGTGGAGCTCGATGGTCAGAACCGCATTTTACTTCCAAAGATTTTGTTGGAGTATACTGGTCTTAAGGGTGAAGTCCTTTACGTACAAGCTAGCGGAAAAACTCTTGAACTATGGAATCCTGAACGCTTCAATGAAAAGTTCGGCTTGCAGACTGAAGATGCAATTGCCGCCTTCGATGCCGCGTTCTATGGTGAAAGCTTGACGGAGGGGTCCGATGGCAACAAATAG
- the rsmH gene encoding 16S rRNA (cytosine(1402)-N(4))-methyltransferase RsmH produces the protein MATNSLRKNELHTNEILNSRATAAHSEAALAGVENGVFYHDPVMLQECLEGLNIKPNGTYGDCTLGGGGHSYAIANKLDENGTLHAFDRDEEAVAFATKRLAGVKPKFIVHPVRFGELKNEIAPNTLDGILYDLGISSHQVDASDRGFTFVGNNPLDLRMDRREGVSAQEWLKTVDADTLAAALRKNADMDRGFKLATRLVEMAAAKGDQEILPSDVKMVVESVFPDKRREVNGLLARVFQAIRMEVNGELKEIEDSLRAAVDCLKVGGRLVVMSYHSVEDRCVKETAAEFEKACICPEHLPVCTCGGNHQRLKKVNRKPILPSNEEIAKNSRARSAKLRVYERV, from the coding sequence ATGGCAACAAATAGCCTCCGCAAGAACGAATTACATACAAATGAAATTTTGAACAGCCGTGCTACGGCGGCTCATTCCGAAGCAGCCCTTGCCGGTGTCGAAAACGGCGTGTTCTATCACGATCCGGTGATGCTTCAGGAATGCCTTGAAGGCTTGAACATTAAGCCGAACGGTACTTACGGCGATTGCACGCTGGGCGGTGGCGGACATTCCTACGCTATTGCGAACAAACTAGATGAAAACGGGACGCTTCACGCTTTTGACCGCGATGAAGAAGCCGTTGCCTTTGCGACCAAGCGCCTTGCAGGCGTGAAGCCCAAGTTTATTGTGCACCCGGTTCGCTTCGGTGAACTGAAGAATGAAATTGCGCCGAATACCCTGGACGGCATTCTCTACGATTTGGGCATTAGCAGCCATCAGGTAGACGCTTCTGACCGCGGCTTTACCTTTGTGGGCAATAATCCGCTGGATTTGCGTATGGACCGCCGCGAAGGTGTTTCGGCACAGGAATGGCTCAAGACGGTAGATGCCGATACGCTTGCCGCTGCACTCCGCAAGAATGCCGATATGGATCGCGGCTTCAAACTGGCGACTCGCCTTGTTGAAATGGCTGCAGCCAAGGGTGACCAGGAAATTTTGCCTTCTGACGTGAAGATGGTGGTGGAATCTGTGTTCCCCGATAAGCGTCGCGAAGTAAATGGCCTTTTGGCTCGCGTGTTCCAGGCGATTCGCATGGAAGTGAATGGCGAACTTAAGGAAATCGAAGATAGCCTGCGCGCTGCCGTGGATTGCCTCAAGGTGGGCGGTCGACTGGTGGTTATGAGCTACCACTCCGTGGAAGACCGCTGCGTCAAGGAAACGGCCGCTGAATTTGAAAAGGCCTGCATTTGCCCCGAACACTTGCCCGTGTGCACGTGCGGAGGCAATCACCAGCGCCTGAAGAAGGTGAATCGCAAGCCGATTCTGCCCTCTAACGAAGAAATTGCAAAGAACAGCAGGGCTCGCTCTGCAAAGCTTAGGGTATACGAACGCGTATGA
- a CDS encoding penicillin-binding protein, whose product MNIVNMDALSVAKMIVLGAIGVLAWQTFNIQVLNREVYQKETKDQTTRTRNIYAERGEILDRNGVVFAKNLRDTGKAEDYSRIFLQGKLASQIVGKVNYDGKGSMGMERMYDLRLRGNEGFRVGIKDAKEREILGRSENVAEAKPGKNLVLTIDRDMQEIVEKALKDGVIEFSAASASAVVVDPYTGEILAMASYPTFDPNSKKQGVGKMAKNDIVAMSYEPGSTFKVITAAAALENGVVPEDTVFVNEGKCWSWSARAERICDTHIYGDMDMAEAMVQSSNIVFAKVADKVGAEKLYRMARNFGFGMKTSENLAGEEAGRLYMPYELTRDDRTLKTMGFGHAVSVTPIQMVMAYATIANGGTLMEPMIVKEWRDSDGNLVEKKEPVKVRRVISERTAASIRKMLNRVVNSGTAKRVASKKIPDVIFGGKTGTAEKYNQETGKYDREHQVASFIGLAPVEDVRYVCMVLVDDPNADKLYGHTGGATAGPIFCRIMEGIYYHPRLSPASHELAFVSKKSACEGDYVGMLAQTAKSVAAGKKCPVTFEGEGSRVLAVRRDMTDSVGLVLKLGDVDASTMPDLKGLSLKDALEIAGNIRMNVEYTGMGRVVSQFPKVGETLHKGQICKLTLKEKG is encoded by the coding sequence ATGAATATTGTGAATATGGATGCTCTGTCGGTTGCAAAGATGATTGTGCTGGGCGCTATTGGCGTTCTGGCATGGCAGACCTTTAACATTCAGGTGCTGAACCGCGAAGTGTACCAGAAGGAAACCAAGGACCAGACGACTCGTACCAGGAACATTTACGCCGAACGTGGCGAAATCCTGGACAGGAATGGTGTGGTTTTCGCCAAGAACTTGCGCGATACCGGCAAGGCTGAAGATTACAGCCGTATCTTCTTGCAGGGTAAGCTTGCCTCCCAGATTGTGGGCAAGGTGAATTACGATGGCAAGGGAAGCATGGGCATGGAACGCATGTACGACTTGCGCCTGCGCGGTAACGAAGGTTTCCGTGTGGGTATCAAGGATGCCAAGGAACGTGAAATCCTGGGCCGTTCCGAAAACGTTGCCGAAGCCAAGCCGGGTAAGAATTTGGTGCTGACGATTGACCGCGATATGCAGGAAATCGTAGAAAAGGCCTTGAAGGATGGCGTAATCGAATTTAGCGCCGCCAGTGCCTCGGCTGTGGTGGTGGACCCGTACACGGGCGAAATCCTGGCCATGGCGAGTTATCCGACTTTTGACCCGAACTCCAAAAAGCAGGGCGTGGGCAAAATGGCGAAGAACGACATCGTTGCGATGTCTTATGAACCGGGTTCTACCTTCAAGGTGATTACGGCTGCGGCTGCCCTTGAAAACGGTGTAGTGCCCGAAGATACCGTGTTTGTGAACGAAGGCAAGTGCTGGAGCTGGAGCGCCCGTGCCGAACGCATTTGCGATACCCACATCTATGGCGATATGGATATGGCCGAGGCGATGGTTCAGTCTTCGAACATCGTGTTTGCCAAGGTGGCTGACAAGGTGGGTGCCGAAAAGCTTTATCGCATGGCCCGCAACTTTGGCTTTGGTATGAAGACTTCTGAAAACCTGGCGGGTGAAGAAGCCGGTCGCCTTTACATGCCTTACGAACTTACGAGAGATGACCGTACCCTTAAAACGATGGGCTTCGGCCACGCTGTTTCTGTGACGCCGATCCAGATGGTGATGGCTTATGCCACTATTGCCAATGGCGGCACTCTGATGGAACCAATGATCGTGAAGGAATGGCGCGACTCTGACGGTAACCTGGTCGAAAAGAAGGAACCGGTGAAGGTGCGTCGCGTGATTTCAGAACGTACGGCAGCTTCTATTCGCAAGATGCTGAATCGCGTGGTGAATAGCGGTACGGCAAAGCGCGTGGCCAGCAAGAAGATTCCGGATGTGATTTTTGGCGGAAAGACCGGTACGGCAGAAAAGTACAACCAGGAAACCGGCAAGTACGATCGCGAACATCAGGTGGCTTCGTTTATTGGCCTTGCCCCGGTAGAAGATGTGCGCTATGTGTGCATGGTGCTGGTGGACGACCCGAATGCCGACAAGCTATACGGCCACACGGGTGGTGCAACGGCGGGCCCGATTTTCTGCCGCATTATGGAAGGCATCTACTACCATCCGAGACTTTCGCCGGCTTCGCATGAACTTGCTTTTGTGAGCAAGAAGTCAGCTTGCGAAGGTGATTATGTGGGTATGCTTGCCCAGACGGCAAAGTCCGTGGCTGCAGGCAAGAAATGCCCGGTGACTTTTGAAGGCGAAGGCTCTCGCGTGCTGGCAGTGCGTAGGGACATGACCGATTCTGTTGGACTCGTGCTTAAGCTTGGCGATGTTGACGCCTCCACGATGCCCGACCTGAAGGGTCTTTCGCTGAAAGATGCTCTTGAAATTGCCGGTAACATTCGTATGAACGTGGAATATACCGGTATGGGCCGCGTGGTGTCCCAGTTCCCGAAGGTGGGGGAGACTCTCCACAAGGGTCAGATTTGCAAGCTTACGCTCAAGGAGAAAGGCTAA
- a CDS encoding UDP-N-acetylmuramoyl-L-alanyl-D-glutamate--2,6-diaminopimelate ligase — protein MISETLMQKLNVQGLCDDSRRVKAKDLFFSMPGEKSDEFARTAVAAGAVAVVSENVAPEGLTSKWIQVADVKAARLEAAKIFYKDPFAKLNAHAVTGTNGKTTSAFLMDAMLSAAGHKVALLGTIKNKIGETSVPATLTTPGLLDLYAFAAKAVEAGCTDLVMEASSHSLDQGRMAGVLYKSALFSNLTQDHLDYHKTMDAYFEAKKLLFTRYLADDGVAVVNVDDAYGKKLYDSLAGIGADRRVAVSRLGVVSALVKPEGAVQNTEDGLKLLLPAISAEPFETPLCGDFNVDNVMLVLAWAKAIGVAEPAMRKALAEVRVPGRFEKVWNKNGRHVIVDYAHTPDALERVLTTARSLCRGRLACVFGCGGDRDKTKRPIMGAIAERIADKAWLTSDNPRTENPTDIINDVRAGMKTDKFSVVEKREEAIAKACAELKDGDWLVIAGKGHEDYQIVGKTKHHFDDREEAVKAMENV, from the coding sequence ATGATTTCTGAAACGTTGATGCAGAAATTGAATGTACAGGGCCTGTGCGACGACTCCCGCCGCGTGAAGGCAAAAGATTTGTTTTTCTCGATGCCGGGCGAAAAGTCCGATGAATTCGCAAGAACTGCAGTGGCTGCCGGTGCGGTGGCTGTGGTGAGCGAAAATGTGGCTCCCGAAGGACTGACGTCCAAGTGGATTCAAGTGGCCGACGTGAAGGCTGCACGCCTTGAAGCGGCAAAGATTTTCTATAAGGACCCGTTCGCAAAGCTTAACGCTCATGCGGTGACGGGTACGAACGGTAAGACGACGAGTGCGTTCCTGATGGATGCGATGCTTTCGGCTGCAGGCCACAAGGTCGCGCTCCTCGGAACCATCAAGAATAAAATTGGCGAAACTTCGGTGCCCGCTACATTAACGACGCCGGGGCTATTGGATTTGTATGCCTTTGCCGCAAAAGCAGTCGAGGCCGGTTGTACGGATTTGGTGATGGAAGCGTCTTCGCATTCCTTGGATCAGGGCCGTATGGCGGGCGTGCTTTACAAGAGTGCCTTGTTCAGCAACCTGACTCAAGACCACCTCGATTACCATAAGACGATGGATGCCTACTTTGAGGCAAAGAAGCTTTTGTTTACGCGTTACCTTGCAGATGATGGCGTTGCCGTTGTCAATGTCGATGATGCGTACGGAAAGAAACTATACGATTCCCTAGCCGGGATTGGAGCGGACCGGAGGGTGGCTGTCTCGCGTCTAGGGGTCGTTAGCGCTTTGGTGAAGCCCGAAGGTGCAGTGCAGAATACCGAAGATGGGCTCAAGCTGTTGTTGCCTGCGATTAGCGCAGAACCGTTCGAAACGCCGTTGTGCGGCGACTTTAACGTGGACAACGTGATGCTCGTGCTTGCTTGGGCAAAGGCAATCGGTGTCGCCGAACCTGCCATGCGCAAGGCTTTGGCAGAAGTCCGCGTTCCGGGCCGTTTTGAAAAGGTCTGGAACAAGAACGGTCGCCATGTGATTGTGGATTACGCCCACACACCCGATGCCCTTGAACGCGTCCTTACGACCGCTCGCAGCCTCTGCCGAGGCCGCCTCGCGTGCGTGTTCGGCTGTGGCGGCGACCGCGACAAGACCAAGCGCCCGATTATGGGTGCAATCGCCGAACGTATCGCTGACAAGGCTTGGCTCACTTCCGACAATCCGCGAACCGAAAATCCGACCGATATCATTAACGATGTGCGCGCCGGCATGAAGACGGACAAGTTTAGCGTTGTCGAAAAGCGCGAAGAAGCGATTGCCAAGGCTTGCGCAGAACTTAAGGACGGCGACTGGCTTGTGATTGCGGGCAAGGGCCACGAAGACTACCAGATTGTGGGTAAGACCAAACACCATTTTGATGACCGCGAAGAAGCGGTGAAGGCGATGGAAAATGTATAA
- the murF gene encoding UDP-N-acetylmuramoyl-tripeptide--D-alanyl-D-alanine ligase — translation MYKLDLKIKELLEILETYSVGVDGRTKNRKVNLCMDSREPAKGVVFWPIKGARFDAHQFVTQMEKNGALMSVVNADAEGIENFKMYAPVDDTTKALLKLAKGYQKNFKVKKVAITGSNGKTTTKEMVKAVLSQKYNTHATAGNFNNHIGVPMTLFQLKHSHEAAVIEMGTSGPDEIRPLSMAVEPDVAVITNIGASHLERLKDLDGVFAEKRTIVAGLKKNGVLIVNADDPRLCKCRSNNSYKVVTFGVKRGIIKPEKLEWSEDNCATFFVERTKFTLNVPGIHNLYNALAAIAVGLQYRVPKADIAKALANFRSTNMRMEIKNANGFKIVSDCYNANPSSTKMALQTIGNMKVNRRIAILGDMLELGAQTDALHQEMGAMVPEMNFDMLLTVGEKAKLYVKGAKSKGMKAAHHFASVQELIDTLTEIVAEGDVLLIKGSRGMHMEQVVDAMLKLTKVKA, via the coding sequence ATGTATAAGCTGGACTTGAAAATCAAGGAACTCTTGGAAATCCTCGAAACCTACTCGGTCGGTGTCGATGGCCGTACCAAGAACCGCAAGGTGAATCTTTGCATGGATTCTCGTGAACCTGCCAAGGGTGTGGTCTTTTGGCCAATCAAGGGTGCCCGATTTGACGCCCACCAGTTTGTTACACAAATGGAAAAAAATGGAGCATTGATGAGTGTCGTGAACGCTGATGCCGAAGGCATTGAAAACTTCAAGATGTATGCGCCCGTCGACGATACGACGAAAGCGCTCCTCAAGCTCGCCAAGGGCTATCAGAAGAATTTCAAGGTGAAGAAGGTTGCCATTACGGGCAGCAACGGCAAGACCACCACCAAGGAAATGGTGAAGGCCGTTCTTTCGCAGAAGTATAACACCCACGCCACCGCTGGTAATTTCAACAACCACATCGGTGTGCCCATGACGCTGTTCCAGCTCAAGCACAGCCACGAAGCGGCTGTCATCGAAATGGGCACAAGCGGCCCGGATGAAATCCGTCCGCTTTCGATGGCTGTCGAGCCCGATGTGGCCGTGATTACCAACATCGGCGCCTCTCACCTGGAACGCCTCAAGGATTTGGACGGCGTATTCGCTGAAAAGAGAACGATTGTCGCTGGCCTCAAGAAGAACGGCGTGCTCATTGTGAACGCCGATGACCCGCGCCTTTGCAAGTGCCGCAGCAATAACAGCTACAAGGTGGTGACCTTTGGCGTGAAGCGCGGCATCATCAAGCCCGAAAAGCTCGAATGGAGCGAAGACAACTGCGCCACCTTCTTTGTGGAACGTACCAAGTTCACGCTGAACGTGCCGGGCATTCATAACCTCTATAACGCTCTCGCTGCAATTGCCGTGGGCTTGCAGTACAGAGTGCCCAAGGCCGACATCGCCAAGGCGCTTGCCAACTTCCGTTCGACCAACATGCGTATGGAAATCAAGAATGCCAACGGCTTCAAGATTGTGTCGGACTGCTACAATGCAAACCCGTCTTCGACCAAGATGGCTTTGCAGACCATTGGCAACATGAAGGTGAATCGTCGCATTGCCATTTTGGGCGATATGCTCGAACTCGGCGCTCAGACTGACGCTCTGCACCAAGAAATGGGTGCCATGGTGCCTGAAATGAATTTTGATATGCTCCTCACGGTGGGCGAAAAGGCAAAACTTTATGTGAAGGGCGCCAAGTCCAAGGGCATGAAGGCTGCGCACCACTTTGCAAGCGTACAGGAACTGATCGACACCCTCACCGAAATCGTGGCCGAAGGCGACGTGCTCTTGATCAAGGGCAGCCGCGGTATGCACATGGAACAGGTGGTCGATGCCATGCTTAAACTCACGAAGGTCAAGGCTTAA
- a CDS encoding FtsW/RodA/SpoVE family cell cycle protein has product MENTVANTGMNKLLLVVVLLLICLGVPIVYTASAHFAVSHGLPAEYYLQKHLIKAVFGLVLMLGLARFLDYGHWVWLGRITFFVGVVLTVAALVSGHGVKGANRWILGIQPSEIMKLGMLICICGKFSQAGDNIKSVACTLIQPGIFFGLTAFLLILQPNYSMLMMLSMVVICVMLTAGVNYKYLAITIGAAIPPGIIMLLMTGHSSKRIQAFTAAEGEMVASNWQGEHALLALGNGGFSGTGFGMGVQKLGYLPEVHKDVIYAVAGEEFGFMGTFFLLALYAVLFAQGFKIARQSSTRFGKYLAVALTFSLFFNFLVHVCVCVGLFPTTGQPLPFISFGGTNLIYSCVAVGILLNISRPNTGKMIKEPYMSGASLESSAYRNYEFSRSGV; this is encoded by the coding sequence ATGGAAAACACAGTCGCAAATACCGGCATGAACAAGCTACTCTTGGTAGTAGTGTTGCTGCTGATTTGTTTGGGCGTGCCTATTGTCTATACGGCATCGGCCCATTTCGCTGTGTCCCATGGACTTCCTGCAGAATACTACTTGCAGAAGCATCTGATCAAGGCCGTGTTCGGCTTGGTTCTGATGCTTGGCCTTGCGCGCTTCTTGGATTATGGTCACTGGGTTTGGCTCGGTCGCATTACCTTCTTCGTGGGAGTTGTCCTTACGGTTGCGGCTCTTGTGTCGGGTCACGGCGTCAAGGGTGCAAACCGCTGGATTTTGGGCATTCAGCCTTCTGAAATTATGAAACTCGGTATGCTGATTTGCATTTGCGGAAAGTTCTCGCAGGCAGGCGATAACATCAAGAGTGTCGCTTGCACGCTGATCCAGCCGGGAATCTTCTTTGGTCTCACGGCCTTCTTGCTGATTTTGCAGCCGAACTATTCGATGCTCATGATGCTTTCGATGGTGGTGATTTGCGTGATGCTTACGGCTGGCGTGAATTACAAGTACCTCGCGATTACCATTGGCGCAGCCATTCCGCCGGGAATTATCATGTTGCTCATGACAGGGCACTCGAGTAAGCGTATTCAGGCGTTTACGGCAGCCGAAGGCGAAATGGTCGCTTCGAACTGGCAGGGTGAACATGCGTTGCTCGCTTTGGGTAACGGCGGATTCTCGGGAACGGGATTCGGTATGGGCGTGCAGAAGCTTGGTTACTTGCCCGAAGTTCACAAGGATGTGATTTATGCGGTGGCCGGCGAAGAGTTCGGATTCATGGGAACGTTCTTCTTGTTGGCCTTGTATGCGGTTTTGTTTGCGCAGGGCTTCAAGATTGCCCGCCAATCTTCGACCCGTTTTGGAAAGTACCTGGCCGTGGCACTCACGTTCTCGCTTTTCTTCAACTTTTTGGTTCACGTCTGCGTCTGTGTGGGACTTTTCCCCACAACGGGCCAACCTCTCCCGTTTATCAGCTTCGGCGGAACCAACTTAATTTACAGCTGTGTGGCAGTGGGGATTCTGTTGAACATTTCTAGACCCAATACAGGCAAAATGATCAAGGAACCGTATATGAGCGGCGCCTCGCTCGAAAGCAGTGCCTACAGAAACTATGAATTTTCAAGGAGTGGCGTATGA
- the murG gene encoding undecaprenyldiphospho-muramoylpentapeptide beta-N-acetylglucosaminyltransferase encodes MKKFLFVCGGTGGHIFPAVAIADSLKKMGVTDITFAGRKDSMEERLVAKNWPYEYISAVPLHRGPFLKNLALPFNLSKALVRAKSVIKKVKPDVVVATGGYVSLPIVLAAGTAGIPVYLQEQNAVAGVANKVGARYAKTVFVTSDEAAKYFPTEKCMIFGNPVRELPVGDSLARPAEFAPGKKAVFIVGGSQGAVGINNKIEESIKAIAARNDVSVVWQVGVKNVETISNRVGEVPNVAIRGFLDGIYAYMKHADLIISRAGASALAEILAFGKPSILLPFPHATANHQEHNARVVEKAGAALVELDAEENHLWEKVEQLLADESRLNSMALAAKKLGMPDAADQIARVILSKEND; translated from the coding sequence ATGAAAAAGTTCCTTTTCGTATGTGGCGGTACCGGCGGACACATTTTCCCGGCCGTAGCCATTGCAGATAGCCTTAAGAAGATGGGCGTGACTGACATTACCTTTGCTGGCCGTAAGGATTCTATGGAAGAACGCCTTGTGGCAAAGAACTGGCCCTACGAATACATTTCGGCTGTTCCTCTGCATCGCGGACCGTTCCTCAAGAACTTGGCGCTGCCCTTTAATCTGTCGAAGGCCCTTGTTCGCGCCAAGAGCGTGATTAAGAAGGTGAAACCCGATGTCGTTGTGGCGACGGGTGGCTACGTATCGCTCCCGATCGTGCTTGCCGCAGGCACCGCAGGCATTCCTGTTTATCTGCAGGAACAGAATGCAGTGGCTGGCGTTGCCAACAAGGTGGGCGCACGCTACGCCAAGACCGTCTTTGTGACTTCGGATGAAGCCGCCAAGTATTTCCCCACTGAAAAGTGCATGATTTTCGGAAACCCGGTGCGTGAATTGCCGGTGGGTGATTCCCTTGCACGCCCCGCTGAATTTGCTCCGGGCAAAAAGGCCGTGTTCATTGTGGGCGGCTCTCAGGGTGCCGTGGGCATCAACAACAAGATTGAAGAAAGCATCAAGGCCATTGCCGCTCGCAACGATGTGTCTGTCGTTTGGCAGGTGGGGGTCAAGAACGTGGAAACCATCAGCAACCGCGTCGGTGAAGTTCCGAATGTGGCTATCCGCGGATTTTTGGATGGCATTTATGCCTACATGAAGCATGCCGACTTGATTATCAGCCGCGCCGGTGCTTCTGCCTTGGCTGAAATCCTTGCCTTCGGTAAACCCTCGATTCTTTTGCCGTTCCCGCATGCCACCGCAAACCACCAGGAACATAATGCCCGCGTGGTCGAAAAGGCTGGCGCCGCTTTGGTGGAACTCGATGCCGAAGAAAATCACCTGTGGGAAAAGGTGGAACAGCTCTTGGCTGACGAATCCCGTTTAAATTCCATGGCTCTTGCGGCTAAAAAGCTCGGAATGCCCGATGCAGCCGACCAGATTGCTCGTGTGATCCTCTCTAAGGAGAATGATTAA